In one window of Nocardia brasiliensis DNA:
- the sepX gene encoding divisome protein SepX/GlpR — MPNSILWIGLVVLWVFVLFPILADRHPRIRRTTDAALATRVLHRGDSKRRTKSGPAAGHETDPNWRPRRTQRKYAHSDDAEDRMTTPADDPVTEGDLPAIAESAASHPESDLADTEPAASELTASELTDTDTDTADADLDTEATDPETDSIPDDPESDTDTAEVTAAQDDAVDDDEVQTEDRSGEARPEPATARIPPARSTVPARIELDDYPDADYDDDFDYVPTRRGRGGYDPEADAIARAARYTFRQRAVLGLVLAALLCGGLAVALNPLLWWGCGLSCLILVAYLTYLRRQVRIEEDIRRRRAARLSRDRQLGEPDHLRHAPAPRGSMDRDTARALRRRSSLLEMDDEDPMFDHLDPFDPATARALRDRTSGDMRRAAGE; from the coding sequence ATGCCGAATTCCATTCTGTGGATCGGACTGGTCGTGCTCTGGGTCTTCGTGCTGTTCCCGATTCTCGCCGACCGGCACCCGCGGATCCGCCGGACCACCGATGCCGCGCTCGCCACGCGCGTGCTGCACCGCGGAGATTCCAAGCGGCGCACCAAGAGTGGACCGGCCGCCGGCCACGAAACCGATCCCAATTGGCGGCCACGCCGCACACAGAGAAAGTATGCCCACAGCGATGATGCGGAGGACCGGATGACAACACCGGCCGACGACCCCGTCACCGAAGGTGACCTGCCCGCGATCGCCGAATCAGCGGCATCCCACCCAGAATCGGACCTCGCCGACACCGAGCCCGCCGCGTCGGAGCTCACCGCGTCGGAACTCACCGACACCGACACCGACACCGCCGATGCCGATCTCGACACCGAGGCAACGGACCCGGAAACCGATTCCATCCCCGACGACCCCGAATCCGACACGGACACAGCCGAAGTCACCGCGGCGCAGGACGACGCCGTCGATGATGACGAGGTGCAGACCGAAGACCGGTCGGGTGAAGCACGCCCCGAACCGGCAACCGCCCGGATCCCACCCGCGCGCTCCACCGTGCCCGCCCGCATCGAACTCGACGACTACCCCGACGCCGACTACGACGACGACTTCGACTACGTCCCCACCCGCCGCGGCCGCGGCGGCTACGACCCCGAAGCCGACGCCATCGCCCGCGCCGCCCGCTACACCTTCCGCCAGCGCGCCGTGCTCGGCCTCGTCCTCGCCGCGCTGCTCTGCGGCGGCCTCGCCGTAGCCCTCAACCCCCTGCTCTGGTGGGGCTGCGGCCTGTCCTGCCTGATCCTGGTCGCCTACCTCACCTACCTACGCCGCCAGGTCCGCATCGAAGAGGACATCCGCCGCCGCCGCGCCGCCCGCCTGAGCCGCGACCGCCAGCTAGGCGAACCCGACCACCTCCGCCACGCCCCCGCCCCCCGCGGCAGCATGGACCGCGACACCGCCCGAGCCCTCCGCAGGCGCTCGTCCCTACTAGAGATGGACGACGAGGACCCCATGTTCGACCACCTCGACCCCTTCGACCCGGCCACCGCCCGAGCCCTCAGGGACCGCACGAGCGGGGACATGCGCCGAGCGGCGGGGGAGTAG